The following are encoded in a window of Haliotis asinina isolate JCU_RB_2024 chromosome 14, JCU_Hal_asi_v2, whole genome shotgun sequence genomic DNA:
- the LOC137261917 gene encoding uncharacterized protein isoform X3 — MRQLQKKVEKAGFQEHFLAQVSHFWRTRQFCDLCLIVNDNRVLCHQLVFNIARPFCLSTCPVTRHAPMLTITVPFPVSDDTITNFLSYLYEGSLFISEQSVHQILQLGQFFRMTQVTNSCNSFIELLRTMTICQPADNKSMVSHKGDKESQGPKSGDKHPAVSRKWRSIPKTQSSKPGDVKTESYDTKVCVTPVFQECSPDDGFGKHGEQGEQGEQGEAGTHYVSETLDHSSHDKDVDGETSGDHTDETTDQDIEERTVNDDETVAEEVDERTFEDLDERTFEGVDETPFYEEGFEDEAERNSQPHVVSVSWSDDEDQEWVVLPNKNEDNAYELEGDDIDKSETGQETPEPKETFLEAFSLSRDEFEQIVSSGVDSHEGSQDTECSGAEMDGTNGLTCEAEDVKPLLLPDGTAVDRRGTSAASGWEFDAIANAQLPHYDESMSAEDVKPVLLPDGTVRLPDIDAESGDVEHSITSASASASASASASASATPVLMFGNGTKSTTSMPETEMFEHENISFRYYKCDQCTSLFTSQARQQEHVQVVHHGVRYKCQYCGREFTSRSGHKLHELDHLGKNPYKKYKCEKCFKTFHTKTGLNNHLTRLCLQFKCGKCKAVFVNSKDHRHHVSNCRRMLAHIKCPECHQVFSSKFNLARHSKIHQSHPVSAPSSKPVRKFQCHVCLKVILGKARFLQHKVEHVNHLKQALCSACSQTFKTISAMRRHFKTDHPDLELPTSAKISWRDLRRESPFLEDNVDDEQIQEVQPDENYKELESTPVEVTPEQKRKWKKCGSVQGEVIPQDHKSNSGNTREFSELKSDVIPETTLPGGRSRFLCVQCGQSFPFAASLRRHSKSEHPLK, encoded by the coding sequence TGTCACCAGCTGGTGTTCAACATTGCAAGACCATTCTGCCTGTCCACCTGCCCAGTCACTAGACACGCCCCCATGTTGACCATCACAGTGCCTTTCCCGGTCAGTGACGACACCATCACAAACTTCCTCTCGTACTTGTATGAGGGAAGCCTGTTCATCAGTGAGCAGTCTGTCCACCAAATTCTGCAGCTAGGACAGTTTTTTCGTATGACACAGGTGACTAACTCTTGTAACTCATTCATAGAGCTTCTGAGAACCATGACTATTTGTCAGCCAGCAGACAACAAAAGCATGGTGAGCCACAAGGGAGACAAAGAGAGTCAGGGTCCTAAGTCTGGTGACAAGCATCCTGCAGTCAGCCGGAAATGGAGAAGTATCCCCAAAACACAATCCAGCAAACCTGGCGATGTCAAGACTGAAAGTTATGACACAAAAGTTTGTGTTACTCCAGTGTTCCAAGAATGTTCTCCTGATGATGGTTTTGGTAAACATGGTGAACAAGGTGAACAAGGTGAACAAGGTGAAGCTGGTACACACTATGTCTCTGAGACATTGGATCATTCCAGTCATGACAAAGATGTTGATGGAGAGACATCAGGTGATCATACGGATGAAACAACAGATCAGGACATTGAAGAGAGAACTGTTAATGATGATGAGACAGTAGCTGAGGAAGTGGATGAGAGAACATTTGAGGACCTTGATGAGAGAACATTTGAGGGTGTGGACGAGACGCCGTTTTACGAAGAAGGTTTTGAAGACGAGGCAGAGAGAAATAGTCAGCCTCATGTTGTCAGCGTGTCCTGGAGTGATGACGAGGACCAGGAATGGGTGGTTTTACCCAACAAAAATGAGGACAATGCATATGAACTGGAAGGGGACGACATTGATAAATCAGAAACAGGCCAAGAAACACCAGAGCCAAAAGAAACATTTCTGGAAGCATTTAGTTTGAGCAGAGATGAATTTGAACAAATAGTATCGAGTGGTGTTGACAGTCATGAAGGGAGCCAGGATACTGAATGCAGTGGTGCAGAAATGGATGGGACCAATGGTTTGACATGTGAGGCAGAGGATGTCAAACCCCTCCTGCTCCCTGATGGAACTGCTGTGGACAGACGAGGGACGTCAGCAGCTTCAGGTTGGGAATTTGATGCCATTGCAAATGCCCAGCTGCCCCACTATGATGAGTCcatgtctgctgaagatgtgAAGCCAGTACTGCTGCCTGATGGCACTGTCCGTCTTCCTGATATTGATGCTGAGTCTGGAGATGTTGAACACAGCATCACCTCAGCCTCAGCCTCAGCCTCAGCCTCAGCCTCAGCCTCAGCCTCAGCCACACCAGTTCTCATGTTTGGTAATGGTACAAAAAGCACAACTTCCATGCCAgaaactgaaatgtttgaacATGAGAATATATCTTTCCGTTACTACAAATGTGACCAGTGTACCAGCCTGTTCACCAGCCAGGCTCGACAGCAAGAACATGTCCAGGTTGTCCACCATGGCGTAAGGTACAAGTGTCAATACTGTGGCCGTGAGTTCACTTCCAGAAGTGGACATAAACTGCATGAGCTTGACCATCTTGGCAAGAATCCTTACAAGAAGTACAAGTGTGAGAAGTGTTTCAAAACTTTCCACACCAAAACTGGTCTGAACAACCATCTGACCCGTTTGTGTCTGCAGTTTAAGTGTGGGAAGTGTAAGGCTGTGTTTGTGAACTCCAAGGACCACCGGCATCATGTAAGCAACTGCAGGCGGATGCTGGCACACATTAAGTGCCCGGAATGTCATCAGGTTTTTTCATCCAAATTTAATTTAGCAAGGCATTCAAAAATCCACCAAAGTCATCCAGTGTCTGCACCTTCTTCTAAACCAGTCAGGAAGTTTCAGTGTCACGTCTGTTTGAAAGTGATTCTTGGGAAGGCAAGGTTTCTTCAGCACAAAGTTGAGCATGTCAATCATTTAAAACAGGCCCTGTGTTCTGCATGCAGCCAGACATTCAAAACCATATCTGCCATGAGACGTCATTTTAAAACAGATCATCCTGATTTAGAACTGCCAACTTCTGCCAAAATTAGTTGGCGTGATCTAAGGCGTGAAAGTCCTTTCCTAGAAGACAATGTTGACGATGAACAGATACAGGAGGTTCAACCAGATGAGAATTACAAGGAACTTGAGTCAACTCCAGTGGAAGTCACACCAgaacaaaaaagaaaatggaaaaaaTGTGGTTCTGttcaaggggaggtaattccTCAAGATCACAAATCAAACTCAGGGAATACAAGAGAATTTTCAGAATTGAAGTCAGATGTGATTCCTGAAACGACCCTACCAGGAGGAAGGAGTAGGTTCCTGTGTGTCCAGTGTGGACAGTCCTTCCCATTTGCTGCCTCACTACGACGACACTCCAAGTCAGAACATCCGCTCAAATAA